Proteins co-encoded in one Pseudoalteromonas sp. MEBiC 03607 genomic window:
- a CDS encoding SMP-30/gluconolactonase/LRE family protein, producing MKSTRHFFVLSALICSPAALAIDSQDFVKDNVFTQGVEGPTMYNGALYAVNYAQQGTIGRVDNMGKTSLFVRLPNDSVGNGLQFDSQGNLFIADYVNHNILKVPAGSNKAEVFAHNSNMNQPNDIAITTSGALFASDPNWTNETGQLWRINADGSTHLLEKNMGTTNGIAVNNDNTKLYVNESVQRVVWQYDLDENLNISNKKVLIKFAEHGLDGMRVNNQGHVFITRYGAGKVLEVSPTGKLLNSYQLKGQHPTNLTFNDTQSKVYVTMQKRGAIEVIEL from the coding sequence ATGAAATCAACGCGTCATTTTTTCGTTTTGAGCGCACTTATTTGCTCGCCTGCTGCGCTAGCGATAGATAGCCAAGACTTTGTTAAAGATAACGTTTTTACTCAAGGCGTTGAAGGGCCAACCATGTATAACGGTGCCTTGTACGCGGTGAACTATGCCCAGCAAGGAACCATTGGCCGCGTTGATAACATGGGCAAAACATCGTTATTTGTAAGGCTACCAAATGACAGCGTTGGTAATGGCTTACAGTTTGACTCGCAAGGTAATTTATTTATTGCCGATTACGTGAATCACAATATTTTAAAAGTACCTGCTGGCAGCAATAAAGCAGAAGTGTTCGCCCATAATAGCAACATGAATCAACCCAATGACATTGCTATCACCACAAGCGGGGCGCTGTTTGCAAGTGACCCTAATTGGACGAACGAAACGGGCCAACTTTGGCGTATTAATGCAGATGGCAGCACGCATTTACTCGAAAAAAACATGGGCACCACCAATGGTATTGCCGTTAATAACGACAACACTAAGCTCTATGTGAACGAGAGTGTGCAGCGAGTAGTTTGGCAATATGACTTAGATGAGAACTTAAACATTAGCAATAAAAAAGTTTTGATTAAGTTTGCTGAGCATGGCTTAGACGGCATGCGCGTTAATAATCAAGGACATGTGTTTATCACTCGTTACGGTGCTGGAAAGGTGCTTGAAGTATCGCCTACCGGCAAGCTATTAAATAGCTACCAATTAAAAGGCCAGCATCCAACTAATTTGACCTTTAACGATACGCAAAGCAAAGTGTATGTCACCATGCAAAAGCGCGGTGCAATAGAAGTGATTGAACTTTAG
- a CDS encoding anhydro-N-acetylmuramic acid kinase, translating into MHQHIEKLYLSAKKEKKLIIGLMSGTSLDGLDIALCEVSGQGMNTHVEVLKFTTVDYDDDYKTRVKRVFAKRDCDLEEVTLLNPWIGQLHGEMVAKTLASWGVENEQIDVIASHGQTIYHCPKNQHKRPEYGNATLQIGDSDHLAVTAGITTIGDFRQKHIAAGGEGAPLAVYGDYLYFTSTSENRILLNMGGIANLTYLPKSADPRAVFSSDIGPGNTIMDAYVQRYFAPLHYDKDAAIATKGAVNEALLTALCDDAFFGLGFPKTTGPEVFNLDYLAAAQARSNTQALSHFDVMATLVQFSGVMIAKAINQCSEGLTDVAVYASGGGVHNPLLMKIIMAHCPELTVINNTDSLGINPDAKEAVLFAILANECLSGGQQRFGNTEQGIPDITMGKISFAD; encoded by the coding sequence ATGCATCAACATATTGAGAAACTGTATTTAAGCGCAAAAAAAGAAAAAAAATTAATTATTGGTCTGATGAGTGGTACCTCGTTAGATGGTCTTGATATCGCACTGTGTGAAGTATCAGGGCAGGGTATGAACACCCATGTAGAAGTATTAAAGTTTACCACCGTCGATTATGACGATGATTATAAAACGCGTGTAAAACGAGTATTTGCCAAACGCGATTGCGACCTTGAAGAAGTCACTTTACTCAACCCATGGATTGGCCAGTTACATGGTGAAATGGTCGCAAAAACGTTAGCCTCTTGGGGGGTCGAAAATGAGCAGATAGATGTGATTGCCAGTCATGGTCAAACAATTTATCACTGCCCTAAAAACCAACATAAGCGCCCAGAATATGGCAATGCAACGCTACAAATTGGCGATAGCGATCACCTTGCAGTGACTGCTGGCATTACCACCATAGGTGATTTTAGACAAAAACACATAGCAGCGGGTGGTGAAGGTGCACCGCTTGCTGTATATGGTGATTATTTGTACTTCACAAGTACCAGTGAAAACCGCATATTGTTAAACATGGGCGGCATTGCAAACTTAACCTACTTGCCAAAATCGGCTGATCCACGAGCGGTTTTTAGCTCTGATATTGGCCCAGGTAATACCATTATGGATGCCTATGTACAGCGTTACTTTGCACCCCTTCATTATGATAAAGATGCCGCTATTGCAACAAAAGGCGCGGTAAATGAAGCTTTACTCACTGCGCTGTGTGATGATGCATTTTTTGGTTTAGGGTTTCCAAAAACCACCGGGCCAGAAGTGTTCAATCTAGACTATTTAGCAGCGGCACAAGCACGTTCAAATACGCAAGCGTTATCGCACTTTGATGTTATGGCAACTTTAGTGCAGTTTTCAGGAGTCATGATTGCCAAGGCAATTAACCAATGCAGTGAAGGCTTAACTGATGTGGCTGTATACGCCAGTGGTGGTGGGGTTCATAATCCATTATTAATGAAGATTATTATGGCTCATTGCCCAGAGCTTACTGTAATAAATAACACTGATTCGTTAGGTATAAATCCAGATGCAAAAGAGGCTGTGTTATTTGCTATTTTAGCGAACGAATGCTTGTCGGGTGGGCAACAACGCTTTGGTAATACCGAGCAAGGGATCCCCGATATTACCATGGGTAAAATTAGCTTTGCTGACTAG
- a CDS encoding TonB-dependent receptor has protein sequence MKAKTTTGHRSLLLLSPLALAVSSVISYAHAEDAEQVKKPEVITVTGSRIQRTELVSSSPVVSVDEAQIHLDRAVNVEDITAKLPQAAAGANSTGATVGDSFGSSTIDLRGLGQNRTLVLIDGTRAVPFSFRNSVDVNTIPAGLIKRVDVLTGGAAAVYGADAVAGVVNFVLDDDFTGAEFSTSYESADGGNEKLNFEAIFGGDIADGSGHVTGYIGYTERKELLAGERDYALENSTAMINSGGYYTDVASGNSIGIADSGAVTSERQTADFTPDRYLTQPMDRFSAGLLFDVDVSDSAIAYGRAMYSKVTVNGAGASGQTPIFVNEQVTLTQDNAYIPDELRNQLTFDSEGNALVNVERNLGLGVQHTEAVRDSMQFQLGLKGDITDYLYYDVYGQYGKTDEVATIYNNAYRNDNSGNSRFAALANSVDIFDPNHDFSDFSDPLLYTTRDRTQSVISATLSGDSGFLFELPAGAIDFAIGYEYRKETGKQTPGDAFRNGTSFASISAFDMDASFSSEEFYAEILVPILVDKPFAEELSFEGAYRISDYSNTEAEDTYKLGINWAINSDIRIRANRLTAFRAPNLGEFASPITALSLSLFDQNSDQFVPRLAGRYNGDPCLLGTGDATQCAAFGAPPVGTEFDSSTAKYTYGGNPNIKPEQAESDTLGIVYTPSYLEGFDLSLDYYSIRVTDAVSQIQPGAALQSCYVDDPNPNNPLCGAVLRDPNTGFISTAIVNDFNLAAIEQEGIDVAANYVIDAPKQMGGRFRFSYQGNFVTKQTRQNNSTVPEVDCKGTYGSACSGDFASVLQADYKHRASIDWQLDNMNFQLGWRRIGEVEYAVDRSETISAQNYLDFAAAWQVNEELAVNFGVDNLLDREPPTPEIGANHFNTVSDYSVIGRSVGVSLRYAPSF, from the coding sequence ATGAAAGCAAAGACAACAACCGGACATCGCTCACTATTGCTGCTCTCGCCTTTAGCTCTAGCTGTAAGTTCAGTAATAAGTTATGCCCACGCAGAAGACGCCGAACAAGTTAAAAAGCCTGAGGTGATCACTGTTACAGGTTCACGCATCCAACGAACTGAGCTGGTTTCAAGCAGCCCTGTCGTAAGTGTTGATGAAGCACAAATTCACTTAGATCGCGCAGTGAACGTTGAAGATATTACCGCAAAACTACCACAGGCTGCAGCAGGTGCTAACAGCACAGGTGCAACAGTGGGTGACTCTTTCGGCTCATCAACCATTGATTTACGTGGCCTTGGCCAAAACCGCACATTGGTGCTGATTGACGGTACTCGCGCCGTACCATTTAGTTTTCGTAACTCGGTTGACGTAAATACCATTCCTGCCGGCTTAATTAAACGCGTTGATGTATTAACTGGTGGTGCAGCAGCGGTTTACGGTGCCGATGCCGTAGCTGGTGTTGTTAACTTTGTTTTAGACGATGATTTTACTGGCGCTGAATTCTCAACCAGTTACGAAAGTGCCGACGGCGGTAACGAAAAGCTTAACTTTGAAGCTATTTTTGGTGGCGATATCGCTGATGGCAGCGGTCATGTAACAGGCTATATTGGTTATACTGAGCGTAAAGAGCTATTAGCTGGCGAGCGTGACTACGCGCTTGAAAACTCAACAGCCATGATCAACAGCGGTGGTTATTATACTGACGTTGCATCTGGCAATAGTATCGGTATTGCTGATTCTGGTGCTGTAACAAGTGAGCGTCAAACAGCTGATTTCACTCCTGATCGTTATTTAACTCAACCAATGGACCGTTTTTCTGCGGGCTTATTATTCGACGTTGATGTCAGCGACAGTGCCATTGCTTATGGCCGCGCAATGTATTCTAAAGTGACCGTAAATGGTGCTGGTGCCAGTGGCCAAACACCGATTTTTGTTAACGAGCAAGTAACCCTAACGCAAGACAATGCATATATTCCTGATGAACTGCGCAACCAACTGACGTTTGACAGTGAAGGCAATGCCCTTGTTAATGTTGAACGTAACCTAGGTTTAGGTGTGCAACACACCGAAGCGGTACGTGATTCAATGCAATTTCAACTAGGTTTAAAAGGTGATATTACAGACTACCTATACTATGACGTATATGGTCAGTACGGTAAAACCGACGAAGTAGCCACCATTTATAATAATGCGTATCGCAATGATAACAGTGGTAATAGTCGCTTTGCAGCCCTTGCAAACTCGGTAGATATTTTTGATCCAAACCATGATTTCAGTGACTTTAGCGACCCACTGCTATACACCACTCGCGACCGTACACAAAGCGTAATCTCAGCAACGTTATCGGGTGATTCTGGATTCTTATTTGAGTTACCAGCCGGTGCTATTGATTTTGCTATCGGTTATGAATACCGTAAAGAAACCGGTAAACAAACACCGGGCGATGCATTTAGAAACGGTACCAGCTTCGCATCTATTAGCGCATTTGATATGGATGCAAGCTTTAGCTCAGAAGAATTCTACGCTGAAATTTTAGTGCCTATCTTGGTTGATAAACCATTTGCTGAAGAGCTTAGCTTTGAAGGTGCCTACCGTATTTCTGATTACTCAAATACCGAAGCAGAAGACACCTACAAATTAGGTATCAACTGGGCAATTAACAGCGATATTCGTATTCGTGCAAACCGCTTAACCGCGTTTAGAGCACCTAACTTAGGTGAGTTTGCCAGCCCAATCACAGCGCTATCGTTATCATTATTTGACCAAAACAGCGATCAATTTGTACCACGACTAGCAGGGCGTTATAACGGCGATCCATGTTTACTGGGCACCGGTGATGCGACCCAATGTGCTGCGTTTGGTGCGCCGCCAGTTGGCACTGAGTTCGACTCAAGTACAGCAAAATATACCTATGGTGGTAACCCAAATATTAAGCCTGAGCAAGCCGAGTCAGATACATTAGGCATTGTTTACACACCTAGCTATTTAGAAGGCTTTGACTTATCACTCGATTACTACAGTATTCGCGTAACAGATGCGGTAAGCCAAATTCAGCCAGGTGCTGCGCTACAAAGCTGTTATGTTGACGACCCGAACCCGAACAACCCATTGTGTGGAGCGGTACTTCGCGATCCAAACACCGGTTTCATTAGCACAGCTATCGTTAATGACTTTAACTTAGCCGCAATTGAGCAAGAAGGTATCGACGTTGCAGCAAATTATGTCATTGATGCACCAAAGCAAATGGGTGGTCGTTTTAGATTCTCGTACCAAGGTAACTTTGTTACTAAACAAACGCGCCAAAACAACAGCACAGTGCCTGAAGTTGACTGTAAAGGAACTTATGGCAGTGCCTGTTCGGGTGACTTTGCCAGTGTTTTACAAGCTGACTACAAACACCGAGCAAGCATTGATTGGCAGTTAGATAACATGAACTTCCAACTTGGCTGGCGCAGAATTGGTGAAGTAGAGTATGCTGTTGACCGTTCAGAAACAATTTCAGCACAAAATTACTTAGACTTTGCCGCTGCTTGGCAAGTTAATGAGGAACTTGCTGTTAACTTTGGTGTCGATAACTTATTAGACCGTGAACCACCAACACCTGAAATAGGCGCAAACCACTTTAACACTGTGAGTGATTATAGTGTGATTGGCCGCTCGGTCGGTGTTTCACTAAGATATGCTCCAAGCTTTTAA
- a CDS encoding helix-hairpin-helix domain-containing protein, whose amino-acid sequence MPFNQQERCALLALKGVGPMVIKRFEEIGIESFEELAGFDANTIAERVASMLHSSCWQNSSQAKAAINAAITRAKQG is encoded by the coding sequence ATGCCATTTAACCAGCAAGAGCGCTGCGCGCTTTTAGCGCTCAAAGGTGTGGGGCCTATGGTGATAAAACGGTTTGAAGAAATCGGTATTGAATCGTTTGAGGAGTTAGCCGGGTTTGATGCCAACACCATTGCTGAGCGAGTAGCGTCAATGCTGCATTCAAGTTGTTGGCAAAATAGCTCGCAAGCGAAAGCGGCAATCAACGCCGCTATAACGCGAGCAAAGCAAGGCTAA
- a CDS encoding diguanylate cyclase translates to MATADQGGKRIFSLSNKQLEELIAAIEQAIEWHQCWYKRLLRSLIANVPACEEDLDDNAHALCEFGLWFNKLPSSSKNLHPYFAEIEIAHQKMHHGAKVLLSLNEANSKIPVNLLDQFHEDLDRVRYLFEAVNEDFSKLLHNRDPLTGANNRTHLLSNLREEHELAKRKSLSCALIMIDLDHFKRVNDQYGHSVGDKVLVALVKCINSHLRKYDHLYRYGGEEFLVCLPQTDLKGAQSFAERLRVGVEELEIDIGKDKQIKITGSFGVSSIRADDDIETAIEAADKAMYQAKESGRNQVCVT, encoded by the coding sequence TTGGCTACTGCTGATCAAGGTGGCAAACGGATATTTTCACTTTCAAATAAACAACTTGAAGAACTCATTGCTGCAATTGAGCAAGCAATTGAATGGCATCAATGTTGGTACAAACGCTTATTGCGAAGCCTTATTGCCAATGTACCAGCATGTGAAGAAGATCTTGACGATAATGCTCATGCATTATGCGAATTTGGTCTTTGGTTTAATAAACTCCCCTCTAGTTCTAAAAATTTACACCCGTATTTTGCTGAAATTGAAATAGCACATCAAAAAATGCACCACGGGGCTAAAGTACTTTTATCTTTGAATGAAGCTAATTCAAAAATCCCGGTCAATCTTTTGGATCAATTTCATGAAGATTTAGATAGAGTCCGCTATTTATTTGAGGCAGTGAATGAAGACTTCTCTAAACTTTTGCATAATCGTGATCCCCTAACAGGTGCAAACAACCGCACTCATTTACTTAGCAATCTGCGAGAGGAGCATGAGCTTGCGAAAAGAAAGTCACTTAGCTGTGCGTTGATTATGATCGATCTCGATCATTTTAAACGTGTTAATGATCAATATGGTCATTCCGTAGGAGATAAAGTATTGGTTGCTCTTGTTAAGTGTATTAACTCTCACCTAAGAAAATATGATCATCTGTATCGCTATGGCGGCGAAGAGTTTTTAGTATGCTTACCACAAACAGACCTAAAAGGTGCTCAATCATTTGCTGAGCGCTTGAGAGTCGGTGTTGAAGAACTTGAAATAGATATAGGTAAAGATAAACAGATAAAAATTACCGGCTCTTTTGGGGTCTCTTCTATTCGCGCTGACGATGATATTGAAACAGCAATAGAGGCTGCGGATAAAGCTATGTATCAGGCAAAAGAATCGGGACGCAACCAAGTGTGTGTAACCTGA
- a CDS encoding glutathione S-transferase, translating into MIKLHHLNKSRSKRIIWLLEELGVDYDIVAYQRNKETFLAPDELKQIHPLGKSPVIEDNGKVITESGAITDYLISKYGKGKFMPSQQSDSYVDYQQWLHFAESSAMVPLLLKLFITKDGCQTNFIADYADNEIAKILSYVNQQLQGKQYLVDDTLTGADFMMSFVVEQVAQAGKLSYFPEIERYFEQLKTHESYHTANELEAKYD; encoded by the coding sequence ATGATTAAATTACACCATTTAAATAAATCACGCTCTAAACGTATTATTTGGTTACTGGAAGAGCTTGGTGTCGATTACGACATTGTTGCTTATCAACGCAATAAAGAAACCTTCTTAGCACCTGATGAACTAAAACAAATTCATCCGCTGGGTAAATCGCCCGTTATTGAAGATAACGGTAAAGTAATTACCGAGTCTGGCGCAATTACTGACTACTTAATTAGTAAGTACGGCAAAGGCAAGTTTATGCCAAGCCAGCAAAGCGACAGTTATGTTGACTATCAGCAATGGCTGCATTTTGCTGAAAGTTCTGCCATGGTGCCTCTTTTACTAAAACTCTTTATTACTAAAGACGGCTGTCAAACTAACTTTATTGCCGACTATGCCGATAATGAAATTGCAAAAATACTGAGCTATGTTAACCAGCAATTACAAGGTAAGCAGTACTTAGTCGATGACACATTGACCGGTGCTGATTTCATGATGTCTTTTGTTGTAGAGCAAGTTGCTCAGGCGGGTAAGCTGTCGTACTTCCCTGAAATCGAACGCTACTTTGAGCAGCTAAAAACTCACGAAAGCTATCACACAGCCAATGAGTTAGAAGCAAAATACGACTGA
- a CDS encoding NADP-dependent oxidoreductase, translated as MSDIQNRQYILESRPSGVANENNVVLKTNSVSAPKDGEVLLRTIYLSLDPYMRGRMSDAESYADPVKIGDVMVGATVCQVEQSNHPDYQEGEWVLAYTGWQEYAISDTEGLMKLGKNPENPSYALGIMGMPGFTAYMGLLDIGEPKQGETVVVAAATGPVGATVGQIAKLKGCKVVGVAGGKEKCQHAVENLGFDACIDHKANDFAEQLSAACNNGIDVYYENVGGHVFDAVLPLLNTKARIPLCGLVSQYNATELPPGPDRLSMLMGHILKKRIKVQGFIIFDDYAHRYEEFAKDMQTWLSEGKIKYKEHLEANFENTLNAFNAMLNGENFGKTVVQVQQPI; from the coding sequence ATGTCTGATATTCAGAATCGTCAATATATTCTTGAATCTCGCCCAAGTGGCGTAGCGAATGAAAACAATGTTGTTTTAAAAACTAACTCAGTATCAGCGCCAAAAGATGGCGAGGTATTACTCAGAACCATTTATCTATCACTTGACCCCTATATGCGAGGACGAATGAGCGATGCTGAATCATATGCTGATCCTGTAAAGATTGGTGATGTGATGGTAGGCGCAACCGTATGCCAAGTTGAGCAATCAAACCACCCTGACTACCAAGAAGGTGAATGGGTATTGGCCTATACGGGCTGGCAAGAATACGCAATAAGCGACACTGAAGGCTTAATGAAACTGGGGAAAAACCCTGAAAACCCTTCGTATGCACTTGGTATTATGGGTATGCCTGGTTTTACCGCTTACATGGGGCTTTTAGATATTGGTGAGCCAAAGCAGGGCGAAACAGTCGTGGTTGCTGCAGCTACAGGGCCTGTTGGTGCAACTGTAGGGCAAATAGCTAAATTAAAAGGCTGTAAGGTCGTTGGCGTAGCTGGCGGTAAAGAAAAATGCCAACATGCCGTTGAAAACCTAGGCTTTGATGCCTGTATTGATCACAAAGCAAATGATTTTGCAGAGCAGTTAAGCGCAGCGTGTAATAATGGTATTGATGTTTATTACGAAAATGTCGGTGGCCATGTATTTGATGCCGTGTTACCCCTGTTGAATACAAAAGCACGTATTCCGTTATGTGGTTTAGTATCACAGTACAACGCTACCGAGCTGCCGCCAGGTCCAGATCGCTTATCTATGCTTATGGGTCACATTTTAAAGAAACGCATTAAAGTGCAAGGGTTTATTATTTTTGATGACTACGCCCATCGTTATGAGGAATTCGCAAAAGACATGCAAACATGGTTAAGCGAAGGAAAAATCAAATATAAAGAGCATCTTGAAGCTAATTTCGAAAATACGCTGAACGCCTTTAATGCGATGTTAAATGGTGAGAACTTCGGTAAAACTGTCGTGCAAGTTCAGCAGCCAATTTAA
- a CDS encoding GGDEF domain-containing protein, translating into MIRILCILLFATNVAANDVQSEINRVLYGYTTYSESVEILARLEQQMPYADVQDDAHVMAFKCWFSNTSTPSGLSEYKHFLETAKPIIQKANNITLKHELAVCEANQEYTQGDYQTALEHLKPIINTTSVEKTTSPKQLSTIATAHIVLNRIQLAKGNYQEAFDSAKTAYQLFEKAGNNYEKALALKEIADIHIALYNYELAIEQLQRANLALSKFNEQEQYKVLDLLAYAYEEKGDLIKAVELYESIKKDVRRFESDNGYSYILIKLTELNINLNRLSQAEPYLIELKTLSVDDCWILTLYNFTKSEWYLATAQLQAAVTSHEKIAGQQQSWPESLQERYLNLTSQLAAATGDTFLQITSQRQLIDLINKKQQALANNMLISARLNFNYEQQNREITRLEHESKLQQKLLAVAEDKSFWQGLTVMITCVCLLLFAIYTFKQVRQKKYFEILALKDELTGIPNRRAILNLKRSVMQQNKLNKQVSSLISIDIDYFKAVNDQYGHDIGDELIISITNTIVHTVRCSDRVGRVGGEEFLIVLENQSLENAQEIAERIRLSVAEKEHTSLSISATVSLGVIEIAPNETTEQAAKRVDLHLYKAKEGGRNTVYS; encoded by the coding sequence ATGATAAGGATATTGTGCATATTGCTATTTGCAACCAATGTGGCTGCAAATGATGTTCAGAGTGAAATCAACCGTGTTCTTTACGGTTATACAACATATTCTGAATCTGTCGAAATTTTAGCTAGATTAGAGCAGCAAATGCCTTATGCAGATGTGCAAGATGATGCGCATGTAATGGCATTTAAATGTTGGTTTTCTAATACATCTACTCCTAGCGGGCTTAGTGAATATAAACATTTTCTAGAAACAGCCAAGCCAATCATCCAAAAAGCAAATAATATTACCTTAAAACATGAGCTTGCTGTCTGTGAAGCAAACCAAGAGTATACACAAGGTGATTATCAAACAGCTCTTGAGCACTTAAAGCCTATAATCAACACTACATCAGTAGAAAAAACAACCTCCCCTAAGCAATTATCAACCATCGCTACTGCTCACATTGTACTTAACCGTATTCAGTTAGCTAAAGGCAACTATCAAGAGGCATTCGACTCTGCAAAAACAGCTTATCAGTTATTTGAAAAAGCAGGTAACAACTACGAAAAAGCACTCGCATTAAAAGAAATCGCCGATATTCACATAGCGTTGTACAACTATGAACTTGCAATTGAACAATTGCAGCGTGCTAACTTAGCGCTATCGAAATTTAATGAGCAAGAGCAATACAAGGTACTCGATTTACTCGCGTATGCTTATGAAGAAAAAGGCGACTTAATAAAGGCGGTTGAATTATACGAGTCGATTAAAAAAGATGTTCGTCGTTTCGAAAGTGATAATGGCTATTCTTACATATTAATAAAGCTGACAGAACTCAATATAAATTTAAATAGGTTATCTCAGGCAGAGCCATATCTAATTGAGCTAAAAACACTTTCTGTTGATGACTGTTGGATTTTGACTCTTTACAACTTCACTAAATCAGAATGGTACTTGGCTACAGCTCAGTTGCAAGCAGCCGTTACATCTCATGAGAAAATAGCCGGGCAACAACAATCTTGGCCCGAGAGCTTACAGGAGCGCTATTTAAATTTAACCTCACAGCTTGCCGCTGCAACAGGAGATACTTTCTTACAAATAACATCTCAGCGGCAATTAATCGATTTAATAAATAAAAAACAGCAGGCTTTAGCAAATAACATGCTTATTTCTGCCAGATTAAACTTTAACTATGAGCAACAAAACCGTGAAATTACTCGTTTAGAACATGAGTCAAAGCTACAACAAAAGCTTTTAGCAGTAGCCGAAGATAAGTCTTTTTGGCAAGGCTTAACGGTGATGATAACTTGCGTATGTTTACTGCTATTCGCCATTTATACCTTCAAACAAGTTCGCCAGAAAAAGTATTTTGAAATACTCGCTTTAAAAGATGAGCTTACCGGCATACCGAATCGAAGAGCTATTCTAAATTTAAAACGAAGTGTCATGCAGCAAAACAAACTCAATAAACAAGTCAGCTCTTTGATTTCTATCGATATTGATTATTTCAAAGCGGTCAATGATCAATACGGTCACGATATAGGTGATGAATTAATCATTTCCATAACCAATACGATTGTGCACACAGTCCGTTGCTCTGACCGGGTAGGTCGTGTTGGTGGCGAAGAGTTTTTAATTGTGCTTGAGAATCAATCTTTAGAAAATGCACAGGAGATTGCTGAGCGTATAAGGCTCTCTGTTGCCGAAAAGGAGCATACCTCATTATCAATAAGCGCTACTGTTAGTCTGGGTGTCATTGAAATTGCACCTAACGAAACAACGGAGCAGGCCGCGAAAAGGGTTGATTTACACCTTTATAAGGCAAAAGAAGGGGGGCGAAATACTGTTTACTCTTAA